ATCCAACGCATCGACGCCGACGCGCTGCGGAGCACGTTCGACGCCGGCGGCGTCGCCGTCGTCGCCGGCTTCCAGGGCGTCGACGACACCGGCAGCATCACCACGCTCGGCCGCGGCGGCTCCGACACCAGCGCGGTCGCGCTGGCGGCCGCCCTCGGCGCCGACGTCTGCGAGATCTACACCGACGTCGACGGCGTCTACACGAGCGATCCGCGCGTCGTCCCCGCGGCGAAGAAGCTGCACCGCATCTCCTTCGACGAGATGCTGGAGCTGGCGGGGCTCGGGGCGAAGGTGCTCCAGATTCGCTCGGTCGAGTTCGCGAAGCGCTACGGCGTCCCCGTCCACGTCCGCTCGTCGTTCGACGAGTCGGAGGGCACCTTTGTCGTCGAGGAGGAGCAGTCCATGGAAGAGGTCACCGTCACCGGGGTGGCCAGCGACACCAACCAGGCGAAGCTCACGATCGCGAAGGTTCCCGATCGTGTCGGCGTCGCCGCCCGGGTGTTCGGCGCCATCGCCCAGGCCAACATCGTCGTCGACATGATCATCCAGTCGGCGGCCGCGGACGGCTCGAACGACATCTCCTTCACCGTGCCGGAGACGGACTACGACAAGGCACGGCCGCTGGTCGAGCGGATCGCGAAGGAGGTCGGCGCCGAGGGCGTCACCGGCGAGCCCGACATCGCCAAGGTGTCGATCGTCGGCGTCGGCATGCGCACGCACGCCGGCATCGCGGCGCGCATGTTCGCGGTGCTGTCGGACGAGGGGATCAACATCCAGATGATCTCAACGTCCGAGATCAAGATCTCCGTCGTCGTGCAGTCGAAGTACACCGAGCTGGCGATGCGGGCGCTGCACAAGGAGTTCGTCGAGCGCGCCGCATGACCGCCGCTCCGCCCACCGTCCAGCTCTACGACACCACGCTGCGCGACGGCTGCCAGTCCGAGGACGTCAACTTCACCCTCGACGACAAGCTGCGCGTCGTCGAGCTGCTCGACGAGCTCGGTGTGGCGATCGTCGAGGGCGGCTGGCCGGGCTCGAACCCGCGCGACGAGGAGTTCTTCCGCGCGATGAAGACGCGCCGCCTGGAACAAGCGCGCATCGCCGCGTTCGGCGCCACGCGCCGCGCCGGCGTCACCGCCGATCGCGACCGCAACCTCGAGGCCTGCCTGCGCGCCGGCACGCCGGTGGTGACCCTCGTCGGCAAGACGTGGGACCTCCACGTCCGCGAGGACCTGCGCATCCCGCTCGAGGAGAACCTCGACGTCATCCGCGACTCGATCGGGTTCGTCGCGGCGCGCGTCGACGAGGCCATCTTCGACGCCGAGCACTTCTTCGACGGCTTCGCCGCGAACCGCGACTACGCTCTGGCGGCGATCGCCGCCGCGGCCGAGGCCGGTGCCGCCATCGTCTGCCTGTGCGACACGCGCGGCGGCTCGCTGCCGGCGCAGATCGCTGCCGCTGTCGACGCCGCGCGCGCCGCCGTGCCCGCGGTCCGTCTCGGCATCCACTGCCACAACGACTGCGAGCTGGCGGTCGCGAACTCGCTCGCCGCCGTCGAGCACGGCTGCGTCCAGGTGCAGGGCACCATGAACGGCTTCGGCGAGCGCTGCGGCAACGCCAACCTCTGCTCCGTCATCCCGGCGCTCCAGCTGAAGCAGGGCCGCCGCGTCGTCGGCGACGCGCAGCTGCGGCGACTCGCCGACGTGTCGCGGGTGGTCTACGAGCTCGCGAACCTCGAGCCGAACAAGCGCCAGGCGTTCGTCGGCCAGAGCGCCTTCGCGCACAAGGGCGGGCTGCACGTCGCCGCCGTGCAGAAGAACCGCGCGACCTACGAGCACATCGACCCGGCCGTGGTCGGCAACGCGCAGCGCGTACTGGTCTCGGACCTGGCCGGACGCTCGAACCTGCTCGCGAAGGCGCGCGAGTTCGGGCTCGACCTCGCCGACGACCAGCCCGCGGTGCAGCGCCTGCTCGGCGAGCTGAAGGAGCTCGAGGCGCGGGGCTACGCGTACGAGGGCGCCGACGCGTCGTTCGAGCTCTTGATGCGCAAGGCGCTCGAGGGCGGCCGCCGGCGCTTCTTCACGCTGATCGGCTTCCGCGTCATCGACGAGAAGCGGCACGAGGGCGAGCCGCCGATCGCCGAGGCGACGATCATGCTGAGGGGGCCGGACGGCCGCGTCGAGCACACCGCGGCCCAGGGCGAGGGCCCGGTGAACGCGCTCGACACCGCGCTGCGGAAGGCGCTGGCGAAGTTCTACCCCGAGGTCGATGCGGTTCGGCTGCACGACTACAAGGTGCGCGTGCTCGGCGGCGCCGAGGGCACCGACGCGCTCGTGCGCGTGCTGATCGAGTCCGGCGACGAGCACGCGCGCTGGGGCACGGTCGGCGTCTCGCACGACGTCATCGAGGCGAGCTGGCAGGCGCTCGTCGACAGCGTGGACTACAAGCTCCACCGGGCACGGCCGGAGTGAGGCGTGCGCATCTATCTCGACCACAACGCCGGCGCGCCGCTGCGGCCCGAGGCGCGCGACGCGATGCTCGCGGTGCTCGGCCCGGCGGCGAACCCGTCGGCCGCCCACCGCGAGGGGGCGCGCGCGCGTGCGCTCGTCGCCGACGCCCGTGCCGCCGTGGCGGCGCTCATCGGCGCCCGCCCAGGGGAGATCGTCTTCACCAGCGGCGCCACCGAGGCCAACAACCTGGCGCTCGCGGCGGCGCCGGACCGGCGGGTGATCACCACGGCCATCGAGCACGCCTCCGTGCTGGTCCCGGCCGAGGCGCGCGGGGCGCTCGCGGTGGGTGTCGACGGGCGCGGGCGCGTCGATGCCGGCGCGGTGATCGCGGCGGCGACCGGGGCACGCGCCGGGCTCGTCAGCGTCGGGCTGGCGAACGGCGAGATCGGCACGCTCGCCCCGGTGGCGGACATCAGCGCGGGGCTGCGCGGCAGCGGCACGCTCGTGCACACCGACGCCGCCCAGGCGGCGGGCCGCGTCCCGCTCGACGTGCACGCGCTCGGCGTCGATCTGCTCTCGCTCTCGGGGCACAAGCTCGGCGGGCCGGCCGGCGTCGGCGCGCTGTGGGTGCGCCCCGGCGTGACGCTCGAGCCGCTCGTGCGCGGCGGGCCGCAGGAGCGCGGCGGCGCGCCGGCACCGAGAACGTCGCCGGGCTGGCCGGCTTCGGCGCGGCCGCCCGCGCGGCGGCGGCCGAGCTCGAGGCGACCGCGTCCCGGCTCGCCGGGCTCACCGAGCGCCTGTGGGCCGGCCTGCGCACCGGCGTGCCCGAGCTGCGCCGCCACGGCGACGGAGCGCGGCTCCCGAACACGCTCAACGTGGGCGTGCCGGGCTGCGCGGGCGAGAGCCTGCTCGTCCTGCTCGATCTGGAGGGCGTCGCCGTCTCCCTGGGATCGGCCTGCGCCGCGGGCGCGCCGGAGCCGTCGCACGTCCTCGTGGCGCTCGGGCTCGACCGCGAGGCGGCCCGCGGCGGCCTGCGCTTCAGCCTCGGCCCCACGACGACGGCCGACGAGGTCGACACGGTCGTCGCCTGCTTCCCGCGGCTCGTCGCCCAGGTGCGGAGGCACGCGGCGTGAGGGTGGTCGTGGCCATGAGCGGCGGCGTCGACAGCGCGGTGGCGGCCGCCCGCTGCGTCGCCGACGGGCACGACGTCATCGGGCTCTCGCTGCGTCTCGCCCGCGGCGGCGACGGCGGCTGCTGCTCGCTCGACGACTTCGAGGACGCGCGCGCCGTGTGCGAGCGTCTCGGCGTGCCGCACTACGTGCTCGACTTCACCGACGCCTTCGAGGCCGCCGTGGTGCGGCCGTTCGTGGCCGAGTACCTGGCCGGCCGCACCCCCAACCCGTGCGCGCGCTGCAACCAGCACGTGAAGTTCGACCGCCTGTGGCAGCGGGCCCGCGAGCTCGGTGCGGACGCGCTCGCGACCGGCCACTACGCCCGCGTCGCGCTCGACCCGGCGACCGGCCGGCGCCGCCTGCGCATGGCGGTCGACGCCGGCAAGGATCAGACGTACTTCCTCTTCATGCTCGACCACGCGGCGCTCGGCCGCACGCTGTTCCCGGTCGGCGAGCTGACCAAGACCGAGGTGCGCGCCCAGGCGGCCGCCCTGGGGCTGCCCGTCGCCGACAAGCCGGAGAGCATGGAGGTGTGCTTCGTGCCCCGCGGCGACGCCGCGGCCTTCGTCGCCGCCCAGGCGCCGGCGTCGGCGCTGCGCCCCGGGCGCATCGTCGACGGCGACGGCACCCTGCTCGGCACCCACGCGGGCGTGCACCGCTTCACGGTGGGCCAGCGGCGCGGGCTCGGCGTCGCCGCCGGTGCCCCGCGTTACGTGCGGGCCCTCGACGCGGCCAGCGGGACGGTGACGGTCGGGACCGCGGGCGAGCTGGCGGCACCGGGGCTGGTCGCACGCGAGTGCACCTGGAGCGGCGGCGCACCCCCCGTGGGGACGCCACTCGCGGTGCGCATCCGCCATCGCCACCGGCCGTTGCCCGCGCGGCTCGAGGCCCTCGCCGGCGAGCGCGCCGCCGTCCGCTTCGAGACCGCCGGGCCCGCGGTGACGCCGGGGCAGGCGGCGGTCTTCTATCAGGGCGACGTCGTCCTCGGCGGCGGCTGGATCGCGGAGGCGCTGTCGTGAGCGGTCCGCGCGTCGCCATCGCCACCCTCGGGTGCAAGGTCAACGCCTACGACACGGCGACGATCGCCGACCGCCTGCGCGCCGCGGGCTGCACGATGGTCGACGCGGCGGCACCCGCCGACGTGTTCATCGTCAACTCGTGCACCGTGACCGACGTCGCCGACGCCGAAAGCCGCCGGCTGGCCCGGCGCGCGCGGCGCCGGAACCCCGACGCACGCGTGATCCTGACCGGCTGCTACGCGCAGACGAAGCCGCAGGAGGCCGCGCGCGAGCAGGCGATCGACCACGTGATCGGCCTCAATCGGCTCGACGCGCTGGTCGCGGCGGTGACGGCGGCGGTGCCGGCCGTCGCGCGCGTCGAGGTCGGCGACAGTCGGCGCGAGGCGCGCGTCGCCACCTTCGGCGCGCGCACCTTCAGCGGGCAGACGCGGGCGTTCCTCAAGGTGCAGGAGGGCTGCGACCTCTTCTGCACCTTCTGCATCGTGCCGATGGCGCGCGGGAAGAGCCGCAGCCTCGGCCCGCGCGAGATCCTGGCGGAGCTGGAGGGGCTCGCGGCGCGCGGCTTCGAGGAGGTCGTCCTGACGGGCGTCCACCTCGGGGGGTGGGGCGAGGATCTGTCGCCGCGCGTCGGGCTCGCCTGGCTGCTCGACGCGCTCGTCGAGCAGGGGCTGTTCCGGCGCATCCGGCTGTCGTCGATCGATCCGCACGAGGTCGACGAGGCGCTGGTGCGTCGCATGGCCGCGTCGCCGGCCATCTGCCCCCACTTGCACGTGCCGCTGCAGGCGGCCGACGACGGCGTGCTGGCGCGGATGCGCCGGCGCTACGACACGGCGCTGGCGGCCGAGCGGCTCGCGATGATCCGCGCGCTGCTCCCCGACGCGTCCATCGGTACGGATCTGATCGCGGGCTTCCCCGGCGAGGACGACGCCGCCTTCGAGCGCACGCTCGCGTTCGTCGCCGAGAGCCCGCTCACCTATGCGCACGTCTTCCCGTACTCCGTGCGCAGCGGAACGACCGCGGCGAAGCTGGACGGCCGAGTGCCGGCACCCGTCGTCACCGAGCGCGCGCGCCGGCTGCGTGCCCTGATGGACGAGAAGCGGACGGCGTTCGCGCGCCGCTTCGACGGCGCCGACGCCGAGGTCCTCGTCGAGACGACCCGCGATCCGCAGACGGGCACGCTGCGCGGCTACACACGCAACTACCTGCGGGCGCGGCTCGCGGGCCCGGACGGCTGGATGGGGCAGGTGGTGCCGGTGCGACTGCGGGTCACCGGCGGGGGACGGGTCGAGGCGACGGCGGCGGCATGACGGAGGAGCTGCGGGCGGCGCTCGAGCCCCTCCTACCGTATCGCTTCGTGCGTCCGGAGCACCTCGTGCTCGCGGTCACGCACCGCTCGCTCAGCCCCGAGCTGCCGAACAACGAGACGCTCGAGTTCCTGGGCGACGCCGTCCTCGGGCTCGCCATGTCCGACCTCCTCATGCGCCGCTTCCCCGATGCCCGCGAGGGCGACCTCTCGAAGCGCCGCGCCGCGCTCGTCAACGCCGGGGTGCTGGCGCGCAAGGCGCGCGCCATCGACCTCGGCCGCTGGCTGCGCCTCGGCAAGGGCGAGGAGAAGACCGGGGGGCGCGACAAGGAGTCGATCCTGGCGGCCGGTTACGAGGCCGTGCTCGGGGCGATCTACCTCGACGGCGGCTACGAGGCGGCGCGCGGGGTGGTCGAGGCGCAGTTCGGCGTCGAGGCCGCGGACGAGATGGCCGCGGGCCAGGAGGACTGGAAGACGCGTCTCCAGGAGCTCTGCCAGCGGCGCTGGCGGG
The genomic region above belongs to bacterium and contains:
- the mtaB gene encoding tRNA (N(6)-L-threonylcarbamoyladenosine(37)-C(2))-methylthiotransferase MtaB; translation: MSGPRVAIATLGCKVNAYDTATIADRLRAAGCTMVDAAAPADVFIVNSCTVTDVADAESRRLARRARRRNPDARVILTGCYAQTKPQEAAREQAIDHVIGLNRLDALVAAVTAAVPAVARVEVGDSRREARVATFGARTFSGQTRAFLKVQEGCDLFCTFCIVPMARGKSRSLGPREILAELEGLAARGFEEVVLTGVHLGGWGEDLSPRVGLAWLLDALVEQGLFRRIRLSSIDPHEVDEALVRRMAASPAICPHLHVPLQAADDGVLARMRRRYDTALAAERLAMIRALLPDASIGTDLIAGFPGEDDAAFERTLAFVAESPLTYAHVFPYSVRSGTTAAKLDGRVPAPVVTERARRLRALMDEKRTAFARRFDGADAEVLVETTRDPQTGTLRGYTRNYLRARLAGPDGWMGQVVPVRLRVTGGGRVEATAAA
- a CDS encoding aspartate kinase, with translation MALIVQKYGGTSVADLDRIRHVAGRVARTHAAGHRVAVVVSAMAGETNKLVALAKNAARMPDERETDALLATGEQVTAALTSIVLQGMGVPARSFMGHQVRITTDSAYGRARIQRIDADALRSTFDAGGVAVVAGFQGVDDTGSITTLGRGGSDTSAVALAAALGADVCEIYTDVDGVYTSDPRVVPAAKKLHRISFDEMLELAGLGAKVLQIRSVEFAKRYGVPVHVRSSFDESEGTFVVEEEQSMEEVTVTGVASDTNQAKLTIAKVPDRVGVAARVFGAIAQANIVVDMIIQSAAADGSNDISFTVPETDYDKARPLVERIAKEVGAEGVTGEPDIAKVSIVGVGMRTHAGIAARMFAVLSDEGINIQMISTSEIKISVVVQSKYTELAMRALHKEFVERAA
- the cimA gene encoding citramalate synthase; translated protein: MTAAPPTVQLYDTTLRDGCQSEDVNFTLDDKLRVVELLDELGVAIVEGGWPGSNPRDEEFFRAMKTRRLEQARIAAFGATRRAGVTADRDRNLEACLRAGTPVVTLVGKTWDLHVREDLRIPLEENLDVIRDSIGFVAARVDEAIFDAEHFFDGFAANRDYALAAIAAAAEAGAAIVCLCDTRGGSLPAQIAAAVDAARAAVPAVRLGIHCHNDCELAVANSLAAVEHGCVQVQGTMNGFGERCGNANLCSVIPALQLKQGRRVVGDAQLRRLADVSRVVYELANLEPNKRQAFVGQSAFAHKGGLHVAAVQKNRATYEHIDPAVVGNAQRVLVSDLAGRSNLLAKAREFGLDLADDQPAVQRLLGELKELEARGYAYEGADASFELLMRKALEGGRRRFFTLIGFRVIDEKRHEGEPPIAEATIMLRGPDGRVEHTAAQGEGPVNALDTALRKALAKFYPEVDAVRLHDYKVRVLGGAEGTDALVRVLIESGDEHARWGTVGVSHDVIEASWQALVDSVDYKLHRARPE
- the mnmA gene encoding tRNA 2-thiouridine(34) synthase MnmA, whose protein sequence is MSGGVDSAVAAARCVADGHDVIGLSLRLARGGDGGCCSLDDFEDARAVCERLGVPHYVLDFTDAFEAAVVRPFVAEYLAGRTPNPCARCNQHVKFDRLWQRARELGADALATGHYARVALDPATGRRRLRMAVDAGKDQTYFLFMLDHAALGRTLFPVGELTKTEVRAQAAALGLPVADKPESMEVCFVPRGDAAAFVAAQAPASALRPGRIVDGDGTLLGTHAGVHRFTVGQRRGLGVAAGAPRYVRALDAASGTVTVGTAGELAAPGLVARECTWSGGAPPVGTPLAVRIRHRHRPLPARLEALAGERAAVRFETAGPAVTPGQAAVFYQGDVVLGGGWIAEALS
- the rnc gene encoding ribonuclease III, translating into MTEELRAALEPLLPYRFVRPEHLVLAVTHRSLSPELPNNETLEFLGDAVLGLAMSDLLMRRFPDAREGDLSKRRAALVNAGVLARKARAIDLGRWLRLGKGEEKTGGRDKESILAAGYEAVLGAIYLDGGYEAARGVVEAQFGVEAADEMAAGQEDWKTRLQELCQRRWRETPVYVLVEESGPDHAKRFVSELAVRGELRGRGVGHSKKAAEQAAAREALTALAALGET